In the Malaya genurostris strain Urasoe2022 chromosome 1, Malgen_1.1, whole genome shotgun sequence genome, one interval contains:
- the LOC131426200 gene encoding prolyl 4-hydroxylase subunit alpha-1-like — translation MAATSAVVWLFLLLGTTNHFLVATTSAMENPSEFYTSVVNMEHLLDSEQAILKRLDKYIRLSEEKIKFLKKQLAKLESDVEGASKNRISFLSNPINAFLMTKRLVTDYGKIDEFMKMDVGVSLIDNSTMLPTYDDYWGVAEALGNLQHVYQLDTAELVTGRVRGKITGRELTADECFRVGSAMGLAKQFKYSILWLEESLRRWEWEDSPGISKSEILDFLSYSLAEDGHYEEALKRTNELLKIVPDHANGLNKKKVVEEWLEHVKLHGPKPSTDVDRGLYEALCRGDHQRPIADWSKMRCRYEFGRTPFLRIAPFKLEEVSFDPLIEVYHDVLSDKEIEKLLSLGRPKIRRSMVGENSNKEVSKSRTSQNGWLDDGEHPLVRTVTLRTMDISGLDDKGFESLQINNYGIGGHYLPHYDWTRPDGDKPVYEELGLGNRIGTVMYYLSDVEQGGATVFPLLGVGVFPKRGSAIFWYNLHHNGTGDERTLHGACPVLIGSKWVANKWIHEYHQEFRRPCELQAEKI, via the exons ATGGCTGCAACAAGTGCCGttgtttggttgtttctgctgctAGGAACAACCAACCATTTCCTAGTGGCGACGACGTCGGCGATGGAAAATCCTAGCGAATTCTACACGTCCGTGGTGAACATGGAACATCTGTTGGACAGCGAACAGGCCATCCTGAAGAGGTTGGACAAATATATTCGGTTGTCGGAGGAGAAAATAAAGTTCCTGAAAAAGCAACTCGCCAAACTGGAGAGTGACGTCGAAGGTGCCTCGAAGAACCGGATCTCCTTCCTATCGAATCCGATCAATGCATTCCTGATGACGAAACGGTTGGTGACGGATTACGGAAAGATCGATGAATTCATGAAGATGGACGTGGGTGTGTCGTTGATTGATAACTCAACGATGCTACCGACGTACGACGACTACTGGGGTGTCGCGGAAGCACTGGGAAATCTCCAGCACGTCTATCAGCTCGATACGGCCGAATTGGTTACGGGCCGAGTTCGTGGTAAGATCACCGGGCGGGAATTGACAGCCGATGAGTGTTTTCGGGTTGGTTCGGCGATGGGTCTAGCGAAACAGTTCAAGTACTCGATTTTGTGGCTGGAGGAATCGCTTCGACGATGGGAATGGGAAGATTCGCCGGGAATTAGCAAGTCGGAAATTCTGGATTTCCTATCCTACTCACTGGCCGAGGATGGTCACTATGAGGAGGCACTGAAGCGAACGAATGAACTGCTTAAAATTGTACCTGATCATGCCAATGGTCTAAATAAGAAGAAAGTTGTGGAAGAATGGCTGGAACACGTCAAACTGCACGGACCAAAACCGAGCACCGACGTCGATCGAGGATTGTACGAGGCCCTGTGTCGAGGAGATCACCAAAGACCGATCGCTGATTGGTCCAAGATGCGTTGCCGGTACGAGTTCGGCAGGACTCCCTTCCTTCGGATTGCTCCGTTCAAACTGGAAGAGGTAAGCTTCGACCCGCTGATTGAAGTTTACCACGACGTGTTGTCCGACAAGGAAATCGAGAAACTGTTGTCATTGGGTAGACCGAAAATTAGACGATCGATGGTCGGTGAGAACAGTAACAAGGAAGTGTCAAAGTCCCGAACGAGTCAGAACGGTTGGCTGGATGACGGTGAACATCCGTTGGTGCGAACGGTGACCCTTCGGACGATGGACATCAGTGGTTTGGATGATAAAGGATTCGAGTCACTGCAGATTAACAACTACGGTATCGGAGGTCACTATCTTCCGCACTACGACTGGACACGACCGGATGGTGACAAACCAGTGTACGAGGAATTGGGTTTAGGAAATCGAATCGGCACGGTGATGTATTAT CTTAGTGATGTCGAACAAGGAGGAGCAACCGTTTTCCCTCTGCTTGGAGTGGGTGTGTTCCCGAAGCGAGGATCGGCCATTTTCTGGTACAACCTACATCACAACGGAACCGGAGACGAGCGAACGCTGCACGGTGCCTGTCCGGTTCTGATCGGTTCCAAATGGG tCGCCAACAAATGGATTCACGAATACCATCAGGAGTTCCGGAGACCTTGTGAATTGCAAGCGGAAAAAATATAG
- the LOC131426199 gene encoding prolyl 4-hydroxylase subunit alpha-1-like — protein MSHGLSEATGTVWGPISTFSTKTTMAASRRVVTLLVLLGATLQKAKAEEKPGEFYSSLLSMEHLLDSEKTILKRLEQFIRLSEQKIEFLKGQLAKLESDIEDTSKNRIAFLSNPINAFLMMKRLVVDYARMDEYMQSNVGVSLIDNSTILPAYEDYMGVADAIANLQHVYQLDTVELAAGIIRGQSTVRELTADECFSIGAVMGQVKQFKYSAFWLEEGLRRWDLEEKPVVSKQEILNVLSYSLAEEGHYEEAMKRTDQLLEMIPNDVGALQKKEVLEQWLQYVEEHGPKPSTDVDRGLYGALCRGEHQRPVADWSMLRCRYESSKTPFIRIAPFKLEEVSFDPLIEVYHDVLSEEEIENLLYWAKPKIRRSKLGMKEEVSNSRISQNGWLRDGDQPLVRTVTLRTMDISGLDDKGFEALQINNYGIGGHYLPHYDWARQDGDVPPFEKIGLGNRIGTVMYYLSDVEQGGATVFPVLGVGVFPKRGSAIFWYNLHHNGTGDRRTLHGACPVLLGSKWVANKWIHEYHQEFRRPCELHSGIQEQINDT, from the exons ATGTCGCATGGCTTATCTGAGGCGACCGGTACCGTTTGGGGCCCAATCAGTACATTCAGTACTAAAACGACAATGGCAGCAAGTCGTCGCGTCGTCACGTTGCTGGTTCTGCTAGGGGCAACCCTTCAGAAGGCGAAAGCGGAAGAAAAACCCGGTGAATTCTACTCGTCCTTGCTGAGCATGGAACATTTGTTGGACAGCGAGAAAACGATCCTAAAACGACTGGAACAGTTCATTCGATTGTCGGAGCAGAAAATAGAGTTCCTAAAAGGGCAGCTAGCAAAGTTGGAAAGTGACATCGAAGATACTTCGAAGAACCGGATTGCATTTCTATCGAATCCAATCAATGCATTTCTGATGATGAAACGCCTTGTGGTAGACTATGCCCGAATGGATGAATACATGCAGTCGAATGTGGGCGTGTCGTTGATTGATAATTCAACTATCCTACCGGCCTATGAAGACTACATGGGAGTGGCAGATGCAATTGCCAATCTTCAGCACGTCTATCAGCTCGATACAGTCGAGCTGGCTGCCGGAATAATTCGTGGCCAGTCCACTGTCAGAGAGTTGACAGCCGATGAATGTTTCAGTATCGGTGCGGTCATGGGTCAAGTGAAACAATTCAAGTATTCTGCTTTTTGGTTAGAGGAAGGACTTCGACGATGGGACCTGGAAGAGAAGCCTGTGGTAAGTAAGCAGgaaattttgaatgttttgtCCTACTCCCTGGCAGAGGAAGGTCACTATGAGGAAGCAATGAAACGAACGGATCAATTGCTTGAAATGATCCCGAATGATGTTGGCGCTCTTCAGAAAAAGGAAGTTCTAGAACAATGGCTGCAGTACGTTGAAGAGCATGGACCAAAGCCGAGTACCGACGTCGATCGAGGATTGTATGGGGCACTATGCCGGGGAGAGCACCAAAGACCGGTCGCTGACTGGTCCATGTTGCGATGCCGGTACGAATCCAGCAAGACTCCTTTTATTCGGATTGCTCCGTTCAAACTGGAAGAGGTAAGCTTCGACCCGCTGATTGAAGTTTACCACGATGTGTTGTCCGAAGAGGAGATCGAAAATTTACTGTATTGGGCAAAGCCTAAAATTAGGCGCTCGAAGCTGGGCATGAAAGAAGAAGTGTCAAACTCAAGAATTAGTCAAAACGGTTGGTTGCGTGACGGTGACCAGCCTCTAGTAAGGACAGTGACCCTTCGAACGATGGACATCAGTGGTTTGGACGATAAAGGCTTTGAGGCGTTGCAGATCAACAACTACGGCATCGGAGGTCATTACCTACCGCACTATGACTGGGCACGACAGGATGGCGATGTTCCGCCGTTTGagaaaattggattaggaaatcGAATCGGCACGGTGATGTATTAT TTGAGTGACGTCGAACAAGGAGGAGCAACCGTTTTCCCTGTACTTGGAGTTGGTGTGTTCCCGAAGCGAGGATCGGCCATTTTCTGGTACAACCTACATCATAACGGAACCGGGGACAGAAGAACGCTGCACGGGGCCTGTCCGGTATTGCTCGGATCCAAGTGGG TTGCCAATAAATGGATCCACGAATACCACCAGGAGTTCAGACGACCTTGTGAACTACATTCCGGAATACAGGAACAAATAAATGACACATGA